A stretch of the Actinoalloteichus fjordicus genome encodes the following:
- the obgE gene encoding GTPase ObgE: MSRFVDRVVIHVAAGNGGNGCASVHREKFKPLGGPDGGNGGRGGDVVLVVDSNVHTLLDFHYRPNARATNGRQGQGNNRDGATGVDLELKVPDGTVITDADGNILADLTGHGTRLVAAQGGRGGLGNASLASKARKAPGFALLGEPGEERELVLELKSVADVGLLGFPSAGKSSLIAVLSAARPKIADYPFTTLVPNLGVITAGETVFTMADVPGLIPGASEGKGLGLDFLRHIERCALLVHVLDCATEEPGRDPVSDLEALEEELARYTPSLGGDLADRPRIVVLNKIDIMEARELADMVRPDLEERGLQVFPVSTATREGLRELTFALGKVVAEYRAAQPAPEATRLVLRPTAVDDSGFTVTPNPAEPGAFVVRGDRPERWVLQTDFNNDEAVGYLADRLARLGVEDKLAALGAEPGASVTIGGLTFDWEPTTPAGVAMSMTGRGTDRRLERNDRVPAKDRKAASRIRRGIDVEDTTG; this comes from the coding sequence GTGTCCCGTTTCGTCGACCGCGTGGTGATCCATGTGGCCGCAGGCAACGGCGGCAATGGCTGCGCCTCCGTGCACCGTGAGAAGTTCAAGCCGTTGGGCGGCCCGGACGGCGGAAACGGCGGGCGCGGCGGAGACGTCGTCCTCGTCGTCGACTCCAACGTGCACACGCTGTTGGACTTCCACTACCGACCGAACGCCCGCGCCACCAACGGCAGGCAGGGCCAGGGCAACAACCGCGACGGAGCGACCGGTGTTGACCTGGAGCTGAAGGTCCCCGACGGCACGGTGATCACGGACGCCGACGGCAACATCCTGGCCGACCTCACCGGCCACGGAACCCGGCTCGTCGCAGCTCAAGGCGGCCGAGGCGGGCTGGGCAACGCCTCGCTGGCGTCCAAGGCCCGTAAGGCTCCCGGCTTCGCGCTGCTCGGTGAGCCAGGCGAGGAGCGCGAGCTCGTCCTGGAGCTCAAGTCCGTGGCCGACGTCGGCCTGCTCGGCTTCCCGTCGGCGGGCAAGTCCTCCCTGATCGCCGTGCTCTCCGCCGCCCGCCCCAAGATCGCCGACTATCCGTTCACGACCCTGGTGCCGAATCTGGGCGTGATCACGGCGGGCGAGACCGTGTTCACCATGGCCGACGTGCCGGGACTCATTCCGGGCGCCAGCGAGGGCAAGGGCCTCGGACTCGACTTCCTGCGGCACATCGAGCGTTGTGCGCTGCTGGTCCACGTCCTGGACTGCGCGACGGAGGAACCCGGCCGCGACCCCGTCTCCGACCTGGAGGCGCTGGAGGAGGAGCTGGCCCGCTACACGCCCTCACTCGGCGGGGACCTGGCCGACCGCCCCCGGATCGTCGTGCTCAACAAGATCGACATCATGGAGGCGCGCGAACTGGCCGACATGGTCCGGCCCGACCTGGAGGAACGTGGACTCCAGGTGTTCCCGGTCTCCACCGCGACCAGGGAGGGCCTCCGCGAGCTGACCTTCGCCCTCGGCAAGGTCGTGGCCGAGTACCGGGCCGCACAGCCTGCCCCGGAGGCGACGCGCCTCGTGCTGCGCCCCACCGCCGTCGACGACAGCGGGTTCACCGTGACCCCGAATCCCGCCGAGCCGGGCGCGTTCGTGGTGCGTGGCGACCGTCCGGAGCGATGGGTGCTGCAGACCGACTTCAACAACGACGAGGCGGTGGGCTATCTCGCCGACCGGCTCGCCCGCCTCGGGGTCGAGGACAAGCTCGCGGCCCTGGGCGCCGAGCCCGGTGCGTCGGTGACCATCGGCGGCCTCACGTTCGACTGGGAGCCCACCACCCCCGCAGGCGTGGCGATGTCGATGACCGGCCGGGGAACCGACCGGCGACTGGAACGCAACGACCGGGTGCCCGCGAAGGACCGCAAGGCGGCCTCCCGGATCCGGCGCGGCATCGACGTGGAGGACACGACGGGATGA
- the rpmA gene encoding 50S ribosomal protein L27 — MAHKKGASSSRNGRDSNAQRLGVKRFGGQVVSAGEILVRQRGTKFHPGVNVGRGNDDTLFALSAGAVEFGSKRGRKTVNIVPAQG; from the coding sequence ATGGCACACAAGAAGGGCGCATCCAGCTCCCGGAACGGCCGCGATTCCAATGCCCAGCGGCTCGGTGTGAAGCGCTTCGGCGGTCAGGTCGTCAGCGCGGGTGAGATCCTGGTGCGTCAGCGCGGCACCAAGTTCCACCCTGGCGTGAACGTCGGCCGAGGCAACGACGACACGCTGTTCGCACTGTCCGCAGGCGCGGTCGAGTTCGGCAGCAAGCGTGGTCGTAAGACCGTCAACATCGTCCCGGCGCAGGGCTGA
- the proB gene encoding glutamate 5-kinase — protein MSGGAAVLSETRRRVGAARRLVVKVGSSSLTTASGGLDTARLDALVDAVAGRCARGGQLVLVSSGAIAAGLAPLALARRPRDLATQQAAAGVGQLALAHAYATSFGRHQRVVGQVLLTADDVVRRAHYRNAQRTFERLLALGVVPVVNENDTVATDEIRFGDNDRLAALAAHLVGADALVLLSDVDALYDGDPRHGGARRITEVEGAGDLAEVRAGDGRADGLGTGGMASKLAAARMASSAGIPVLLAGADDAVRALGPADVGTAFGVTGARLSARRFWLGHAASATGRIRLDDGAVQAVTQRRRSLLAAGITGTTSDFHAGDVVELVDGTERVVARGVVAYDAAELPELIGRSSHELPAEFRREVVHADDLVVVS, from the coding sequence ATGAGCGGTGGCGCGGCGGTGCTGTCGGAGACGCGACGGCGGGTCGGCGCGGCGCGCAGACTCGTCGTCAAGGTCGGCTCCTCGTCGCTGACCACCGCCTCGGGCGGGCTGGACACGGCGAGGCTGGACGCGCTGGTGGACGCCGTCGCGGGGCGATGCGCGCGCGGCGGTCAGCTCGTACTGGTCTCGTCCGGCGCGATCGCCGCCGGGCTGGCGCCGCTGGCGTTGGCCCGCCGTCCTCGTGACCTGGCGACGCAGCAGGCCGCCGCAGGCGTGGGTCAGCTCGCGCTGGCACACGCCTACGCCACGTCCTTCGGTCGTCATCAGCGGGTGGTCGGCCAGGTGTTGTTGACCGCCGACGACGTCGTCCGCCGGGCGCACTACCGCAACGCCCAGCGCACCTTCGAACGGCTGCTCGCGCTCGGGGTGGTGCCGGTCGTCAACGAGAACGACACCGTCGCCACCGATGAGATCCGCTTCGGTGACAACGATCGACTGGCCGCCCTGGCGGCGCACCTCGTCGGCGCCGACGCACTGGTCCTGCTCTCCGACGTGGACGCGTTGTACGACGGCGATCCTCGGCACGGCGGGGCCCGGCGGATCACCGAGGTCGAGGGCGCGGGCGACCTGGCCGAGGTCCGGGCGGGAGACGGGCGGGCCGACGGGCTGGGCACCGGCGGGATGGCCTCTAAACTCGCCGCAGCGCGCATGGCGTCCTCGGCGGGCATCCCGGTCCTGCTCGCGGGCGCCGACGACGCGGTGCGGGCTCTGGGCCCCGCCGACGTGGGTACCGCCTTCGGCGTCACGGGCGCCCGGCTGTCCGCCCGCCGGTTTTGGCTCGGTCACGCCGCGAGCGCGACCGGCCGGATCAGACTGGACGACGGCGCGGTCCAGGCCGTCACGCAGCGCAGGCGGTCGCTGCTGGCTGCGGGGATCACCGGGACGACGAGCGACTTCCACGCCGGCGACGTCGTGGAGCTGGTCGACGGCACGGAGCGCGTCGTGGCCAGAGGGGTCGTCGCCTACGACGCAGCCGAACTGCCGGAGCTGATCGGCCGGTCCTCCCATGAGCTCCCCGCCGAGTTCCGCCGCGAGGTCGTGCATGCCGACGATCTCGTCGTCGTGAGCTGA